CGTGCTCCGATAAAACCACCACTCACCACCGCAGACTCGATTCTGCGGTTAGATTTGGGAGCGCCGCCGAAGCGGCTCTGAACTCTTCCCAGTGACACGCACACGAGCACACGCGCTTTACGAGCTTCGTATGTTCTCTCTTGACTAAGGAAAATCCGCAGTCGTGTCACCAGTATGCCCGATCGGCTATCGTGTGCCAGTACGTACACAAGGCCGGGGATTAATGCTGTCCCTCGCGGTCTATCTTCCCGAGATTTTACCGACCGCCCCTTGCCTAACTGATTTTACGAACGTACTTTTTTCTGATCGTCTACCGTCTACCGATCGCACGCACGctatttgaaagatccgtcgaaCGCGGACAAACGATCACGTACAAGCTCACGCTTCTGTCTCTCGCGCTCAACTCGACATGGGTGAGATTTGTTACGAGGCCGACAGTGCTGCCAACTCGAAACGAAATTAAAGGCACGTTCTCAATTTCGTGTTGACGACAACGCCCTCCCTTGTGAACaatcatatttatttaatattttaaaagtctACTTTTTTCAATATATTGAAACTATTTGCAGAAAGCATACAAGCCTATGACGTTATGGAAATGATTTATGTATTGATCCTTCACGagtatctgttaattattatcGAGCAATTATGCGTAACTAATTCGTCGTCTATGTTGAATGACGTACCATTGGCGctcatttgaaatttcaaaagggTTGGAAGAAAATACTATGATAATTGCATTTACAACATTTTTTCTATACGTCGATTTTAAAActacttcatttttttataatttatgaccGAGATTGTACCGTTTCTTAAATTAATCCATTGTATTTCTAAATGGCGCATTAAGTCCTGTGTTTCCATAGCAACCAGTTTGAATTTTACTGACCTCTTTGATATTCGTTAAATGTTTATGGAATTTATTTGTAGTATTTTTGTGTATTATATTACGATACGATGCAGTCATCCGTAAATTTTGATACtcgaattatattaaatataaaagaaggTAAATTTTATATCATAGTTGACAttgtaataacaatattaatttaacatGTTTATCTACTGTACATCAATTGCACGTTCTACTATGTTTAgtaaaactattaaattaatcCAATATATTCTTGGATATTAATAACATATATTTGGGTATAAAATGATGTTTTCTGTTAACTTTTTAGGTAAGGGTTTTGAAGAAATTTCACTGCCCATGTTAATCATTGCAACACTCAATGGACATTCTTTAGAAACTGAAATTATAGAACCAGACCCTAATCCTCAATACAATTATGATTTGGTATGGGAACTTGATGAAAAGAAAGTACGAAAGTATGTTGAATATGATGAAATAGTTATTGCGCGCAAATAGTTATTTCTAAAGcatagtttttattttatagaatgAGATCTGGGCAAGTTCCGTTAAAGATAGAGTATTTTGCTGTTAAAAGTGTAGAATGCAAAGAAAAATTAGGGTACCTCCTACTTAATTTACGATCTGCACAAGTTATTTCTAAAAATACTGATTCTGTTGTATCAGCTAATTGGCATAAATTAGTAGGGTCCAGAGGTCATTTTAAAATGCATAAACCTGAATTACTTTTGGCTTTAAGTGTTTGTTATAGAGAACCTGCAACATTAAATTCCAAGTTGGAGGTAAATGCTtagttattaatatatataatatcacaaatatttataaatgcttcattaaaaatataaaattacagttaAAAGATAGAGAATTATACCAACAAACAACTGAATCTTCTAAAATAGTTCCAGTTTTGCTTCATGATGAACGTCTTATACAATTGGGTCCTATAAATACttgttatgaattatttttattgagtATCAAAGCTATATCTGCAATGAATTTACATTCATTGTTACCAACAAATTGCACAGATATAAACAATGATTTGTATTTTTGGTGTAAACTATTAGAAAATGATATGTACTTTAATCGACCTAAAAAAGATTGTGGAGACCTTTGGGTGCTTAATGAGAAAATTGTAATAAGGATCAGAAGTTCATTAAGAGTCCTGAAAGATTATTTAGAGTTAAAACCTTTTTTGTTTATATATCTGAAATATAAAGAAGATATTTTGGGTGAATCAGAAGTAAATTTACAACCGCTAGTTCCTACTGATAGTATTGAAGAATTTCTCAAAAACACAGAAAGTAGTAGCAGTATTTTACAACAACGATGTTACTTGcgcaaaaaaaatgaaattgatgaTGCAAAAGCTAGAAATTCATATCTTGATTTGCAGCTAAAATTGCAATATGCAGGAGGTAATACAGATGTAGTAACAGAGACTGCTAATACTATGATCAGTGATTCTCTTGTTCCTAATTCCATGAAAGAACTGAAAACTAATTTAAATCAAATAGTAagttttttgttaataaattataatctcGCAAATAAAGAACAACAATTTCTTTTTGCTGTCATTTTAGAAATCGCATGCAAGTGAAATAGATTGCCACAGAAATCCTGCAGGTGATTTTGGAAAATATTCCACAGATGCTCCATTggttaattttacaaataaatataacaatataaataaaccatctctaaattgtgaatttaacaaAAAACAGTTCATTGAGACTGCATGTTCACAATCAACTGATGTACTGCCCTCTAATATTAATGACTACTCTAATAGTGTAGAAGCATACCACtgttattgtttaaatattcgATTTATAGCAATCAAATTAAGATCTCCTGTGCTAGTGACAAAAGCTGCAGAAATTCGGTATTATTCAATTCAGCTTCTTATGTATATCTGTGGGAATATATTTGATCTAAATACATACCTCTTTTTGAACTCAGACTTCACCACCCAAAAACTGAAATTGTATCAACATTTTATCCCAACATACCATTTTCTTTGGGAGAGAAAATAAAGTTACAAGATATAGGatgtaaattacattttatatcagCAATAGATGAAATTAAACAGTTATTGCTATCTTTTCCACCAAAAATCACTATACATAAAGAAGaaggaaattcgaaaatatgtATATGCCAAAGTATAGTtgatattaaacaattattctATCAAAATAAGGTAATGTGACataaagaataatattatatatttgtatgttCTTATTAGAATTCAGTCAATGTATTTTAGGCTGAATACTTATGTGATGTACCATTATATGATATGGAACAAAATATTGTTGGCAATTTAGACGTTCTACTAAATTTAGAGGATTGTGGTCCATATTATAGAATTGGAAAAAATGCACAAAGTAAGGAGTTCATGCTaaaaacttttatattatttacttttGACTTTTCTAAtgtgtataatttatatttatacattaggTGAATATTTAGGACCTCCTATTTTAGATGATAGTTTAGCTTATAAAATAGTTGATGAGTTAGAAACGTGGAAAGAAAGACAAATGGAAATATTTAAAGTTGAGGTATacaaatgtgtatagtaaatgaaaatttgattgTGTATAAGATTTTcaccatttataatttttctgaaTAATTTAGTTAAAAAGAAAGGAAGATCGTCATTTAAATTTACTGAGTCAAGAATGGCAAAAACATAAAGAAAATTTGGAAGCAAAACTTGCTTGTAGTGTTAATCAATGTAAAATGCTTGCAAATAGTTTAAGTAATGCTACAGAAGATTTAAAAACACGAAGATTAAAAAGTCTTGAAAAGGAAACTAAATTGGTGAAAGCAAACGAAGATTTACAGTGTAGATATGAATCAACCATAAAAAAACTTAAAGAATCATTTCATTCAATGCAAGAAGAACTTACAACAAAGGTTTGTAAAGGAATTTGATTTATATACCGATTAAGGAATTACATGCTTTTGATGGTTTATAGATCGACATTCTTGAGAAGAAAAAAACAACTCTAGAAGCACAAATTGATCAACTAAGTAATGAAAATGAAAGATTACAACTGACTGTAATGAAGCAGTCTGAAGAATTAGAAAGTTATCAGAAAGGTTCTTTAACACAAGATCAAACTACAAACTTATTActagaattaaaaattcttgaagaaaaattacaaaatgcacaAGAAAATAAATCTTTTTTCAAAGAACAATGGGCCAAGGCAGTTCGTGAAATGCACTGCATGAGAAGAGAATTTCAAGAAGCTAGACAAGTTCAAATAAAAAGCAGTAAGGAACAATTGCAAAACTTGGAGtaagtatataatttttatattcaatacattataaaatgtattaatacAATGAGATACATTTTATATAGTTTAGAGGAGATATTGTCTGCAGATTCTAATGCCTTGACTAATGACCAAGTTTTATTGAGCGAAATTCAAAAAGAAATTGACGTTATTAAACCCAAATCATCCTTTACTGACAAAGGCGTGTATTGTCAAGTATTTACACCAACTTCGGTAGATTCGAAAATTATGCCGAACAGTAATAAAAGTACATTAAAGAAATCGGAGGAATATGATAAACGACTTCAAGCGTTACTAGAAGAACGTAATTCTCTTCTAAAAACAGGAAGTTATACAATCGATGATACagttattatgaaattaaatgcAGAGATAAGGTCTTTAATGATGAagtaattacatattttttttatatgtaatatattacgAAATATATCTTTATTaactaatttgttaaaattctttaatattgTTGTGGACGGTATCGTCGTGTTCCGTAAAAGTTCGAGTAGTATCAATTGTCTGATCCATTTTATTGAAGAAATGGTAAGTAAATTGTGaattaattgataaaaaaatttattttatgttgtaaacatgctttttatattatacaaaatttaatttttgtatatttatgacTTCAAAATTGTTCAAGTTAAAGAAAACTTGTCTGATCGAATATCAATCGTTTGAATCAGATCCTTTCCGAGAATGTAAAAGTCTTGAATCATTGCCGAAACATTTAGAATTAATTGATCATCGTCATTACATTTTCGACCATTAATGTTTGATaccttaaattctttaatttctaatgCTGAAGGTTTCAACAGTACTCCTATTGTAGTACCACCGTAAGTGTCATAGAAAAATAAAGCAAATTCATCGTACCCATTctgaaaaaaatacatacatttaaTGATCGATCAGAATTATAGAACAATAGGATGTATGCAAAGATGTTGTAATTTACCCTAAGATCTCGTAAGAAATACTGTACAGGATCAAAATCCACAACTGGTATCTTTTGTTGTGAGTGCTTTCTGTACGGATGCCAATCAAGGAGTGGATATTCGTCGTCAAGATCAACTGCCTGCATCCTCCTTGGCACCATAGTTGGTCTCAAATTTATTAGACAATCATATTCTGTGAGCGGTGGCCTAAATAAAGGTTTGCAATCCAATATAACTTTTGAAAAAATCTGAtcctcaaataattttaaagactGCCTCGCTAGTGCTGTAATACGATTTAAGATTAAAGTAGTTGGTGCTTTTCTAGTCCATAATGATCTTTGCTGGTCATAAGGAGTAGATATAAATAGTGGTGGTAGAGAGTTACGAGATGAACCGAAAAACGTTTCCACAGCTAATATTTCTTCTCCTACAATGAAACGTCACGTTATAAATAGTACAAACAATAATCaatgatattattatttaaatactcACTTGTCATTTcgttattgaaattaataataaccgGATCTGTATTCCAATGACCCCTTGCAAAAATTTCTAACAGTCTCAAAAATGCTACTTGTGGCATTTGAGTAGGCACATATGGTGCAGGAGTTAAGTACATAGAAGCAACAAGAAGATCAACTACTACATCTGGTATATGGGAATGATCCAATAATTGGGCAGAGAGCCAACGTTTCGCTAAACAACAGGTTCCGCCAAAAGATGGTTGCTGAACATGTAATCTATtatgtgaaaaatataattttgattatagatatatataaacagaaattatttataaaaattattcgtaCCCATGTAAAGCACTAGTTAGTTTTGGCAGttcgaataaattattttccagTTCGATTGATTCTTCATTGTCTTTGTACTTTGTTACTCCATCCTCAGTTATTTGTTGTTTTAGACAACCAATTTCTTTCTGGTGTGCTACTCTCAATCGAAATACAAATCCTTCCTAAAATAATATTCCCTTTTTTACAAATTGATTACCTTTATTATGACAAATTCTCCTTCTTGTACTAACCTTATATACATCGACGTGTGATAAATTTGCACTTGACACTAAGTTATATTGGTTTCTAAGGCATTCTGCAATTTGTATATGAAAAGCAGCTTTTGTTTTCCTGAAAGCTTCGATATCATCAGGCCATTTTCCACTAGTTGATAGCTGCAGATTTACTTCAAGTGGGCAAACGTATTTAGGAGCTTTATATACGTATTTCAATATcaaacaattttcatttttctgaaTACATTGATGATCAGGTCGATAAACTGTTGCTAGCGGTGGAAAGGTATCCGTATATCGAAAAACTGCACTACATCCCTGAACTCCATGTATAGCTAATGGAATATCTTTAAGAGACATCAATTCTTTTTCAAGatcattaaatacatttatCACTCTTAATGTAGCTTCTTCTCCTGTGCCATATGCAAAATGTGTTATTTTGACCTAAATATCACActataatttatacaatgttcttttttatttacacaAGTGAAAGAGTTGACAGAAGTTACTATTGTTACCTTTGGCAATCTTAATAATTCTTCCATTTCGTCtgctatataaataaattggtctttaagaaaatttaattttttagtcagtagataagttacaatttttttgcaaattagTCTTTTCCCTGATAATGTTTTTCCTTTTGACCAAACTACTGCTTCACGAATAGATCCATCTTGAAATCGACGTAATT
Above is a window of Megachile rotundata isolate GNS110a chromosome 12, iyMegRotu1, whole genome shotgun sequence DNA encoding:
- the rha gene encoding rha isoform X1, whose amino-acid sequence is MQSSVNFDTRIILNIKEGKGFEEISLPMLIIATLNGHSLETEIIEPDPNPQYNYDLVWELDEKKVRKMRSGQVPLKIEYFAVKSVECKEKLGYLLLNLRSAQVISKNTDSVVSANWHKLVGSRGHFKMHKPELLLALSVCYREPATLNSKLELKDRELYQQTTESSKIVPVLLHDERLIQLGPINTCYELFLLSIKAISAMNLHSLLPTNCTDINNDLYFWCKLLENDMYFNRPKKDCGDLWVLNEKIVIRIRSSLRVLKDYLELKPFLFIYLKYKEDILGESEVNLQPLVPTDSIEEFLKNTESSSSILQQRCYLRKKNEIDDAKARNSYLDLQLKLQYAGGNTDVVTETANTMISDSLVPNSMKELKTNLNQIKSHASEIDCHRNPAGDFGKYSTDAPLVNFTNKYNNINKPSLNCEFNKKQFIETACSQSTDVLPSNINDYSNSVEAYHCYCLNIRFIAIKLRSPVLVTKAAEIRLHHPKTEIVSTFYPNIPFSLGEKIKLQDIGCKLHFISAIDEIKQLLLSFPPKITIHKEEGNSKICICQSIVDIKQLFYQNKAEYLCDVPLYDMEQNIVGNLDVLLNLEDCGPYYRIGKNAQSEYLGPPILDDSLAYKIVDELETWKERQMEIFKVELKRKEDRHLNLLSQEWQKHKENLEAKLACSVNQCKMLANSLSNATEDLKTRRLKSLEKETKLVKANEDLQCRYESTIKKLKESFHSMQEELTTKIDILEKKKTTLEAQIDQLSNENERLQLTVMKQSEELESYQKGSLTQDQTTNLLLELKILEEKLQNAQENKSFFKEQWAKAVREMHCMRREFQEARQVQIKSSKEQLQNLDLEEILSADSNALTNDQVLLSEIQKEIDVIKPKSSFTDKGVYCQVFTPTSVDSKIMPNSNKSTLKKSEEYDKRLQALLEERNSLLKTGSYTIDDTVIMKLNAEIRSLMMK
- the Mat89Ba gene encoding nucleolar protein 6 Mat89Ba isoform X2 produces the protein MEEMDVQNYHMTLDKKKRKVTDDDTNTILKKKQKFNKDLYKPPTAEELNQLRETENLFHSNLFRLQIEEVLNEVKVKDKYKHLFNVWFEDFEKNIKLIKESKEYQFSDPKLKKKLDVRIPMPNVPEDTKATFKFLQPSNIAVIGSYAIDTTINSNVTVDLTIEMPSKMFHKQDYQNYRYLKKKAIYLAYITSHIRDNIAEHKKFVGDNLRPLLKIVPTGKLGTKVNVLIHISVQEESFKLNRFLPEKNSIRPGWFFNTESGTEDLPPTPYYNSIVLHDLTVKINSENMKIIKEYPNLRDGIILLKIWLAQRGLGKGFEGFNGYIVTMLVLYLLSIKKLNTFMSSYQVIRNVWNYLAQVNLYETGITMNQDEDCKTRILNYHQYYECVFLDSTGYYNITAHTPTTTYKWIQREAALCLNHLDTAHADSFQALFMRKVPFHRAFDHLIWFKDTQVLKNIVDINSSQNDKLNYGSNYRAQAIKIVYNMLKEGLKNRVYRICVLPNEISEWDCTEKNDNDIGQIFMGLELNPEFCYNIVEKGPEANLPEANEFRKFWGKKSELRRFQDGSIREAVVWSKGKTLSGKRLICKKIVTYLLTKKLNFLKDQFIYIADEMEELLRLPKVKITHFAYGTGEEATLRVINVFNDLEKELMSLKDIPLAIHGVQGCSAVFRYTDTFPPLATVYRPDHQCIQKNENCLILKYVYKAPKYVCPLEVNLQLSTSGKWPDDIEAFRKTKAAFHIQIAECLRNQYNLVSSANLSHVDVYKEGFVFRLRVAHQKEIGCLKQQITEDGVTKYKDNEESIELENNLFELPKLTSALHGLHVQQPSFGGTCCLAKRWLSAQLLDHSHIPDVVVDLLVASMYLTPAPYVPTQMPQVAFLRLLEIFARGHWNTDPVIINFNNEMTREEILAVETFFGSSRNSLPPLFISTPYDQQRSLWTRKAPTTLILNRITALARQSLKLFEDQIFSKVILDCKPLFRPPLTEYDCLINLRPTMVPRRMQAVDLDDEYPLLDWHPYRKHSQQKIPVVDFDPVQYFLRDLRNGYDEFALFFYDTYGGTTIGVLLKPSALEIKEFKVSNINGRKCNDDDQLILNVSAMIQDFYILGKDLIQTIDIRSDKFSLT
- the Mat89Ba gene encoding nucleolar protein 6 Mat89Ba isoform X3 — protein: MPSKMFHKQDYQNYRYLKKKAIYLAYITSHIRDNIAEHKKFVGDNLRPLLKIVPTGKLGTKVNVLIHISVQEESFKLNRFLPEKNSIRPGWFFNTESGTEDLPPTPYYNSIVLHDLTVKINSENMKIIKEYPNLRDGIILLKIWLAQRGLGKGFEGFNGYIVTMLVLYLLSIKKLNTFMSSYQVIRNVWNYLAQVNLYETGITMNQDEDCKTRILNYHQYYECVFLDSTGYYNITAHTPTTTYKWIQREAALCLNHLDTAHADSFQALFMRKVPFHRAFDHLIWFKDTQVLKNIVDINSSQNDKLNYGSNYRAQAIKIVYNMLKEGLKNRVYRICVLPNEISEWDCTEKNDNDIGQIFMGLELNPEFCYNIVEKGPEANLPEANEFRKFWGKKSELRRFQDGSIREAVVWSKGKTLSGKRLICKKIVTYLLTKKLNFLKDQFIYIADEMEELLRLPKVKITHFAYGTGEEATLRVINVFNDLEKELMSLKDIPLAIHGVQGCSAVFRYTDTFPPLATVYRPDHQCIQKNENCLILKYVYKAPKYVCPLEVNLQLSTSGKWPDDIEAFRKTKAAFHIQIAECLRNQYNLVSSANLSHVDVYKEGFVFRLRVAHQKEIGCLKQQITEDGVTKYKDNEESIELENNLFELPKLTSALHGLHVQQPSFGGTCCLAKRWLSAQLLDHSHIPDVVVDLLVASMYLTPAPYVPTQMPQVAFLRLLEIFARGHWNTDPVIINFNNEMTREEILAVETFFGSSRNSLPPLFISTPYDQQRSLWTRKAPTTLILNRITALARQSLKLFEDQIFSKVILDCKPLFRPPLTEYDCLINLRPTMVPRRMQAVDLDDEYPLLDWHPYRKHSQQKIPVVDFDPVQYFLRDLRNGYDEFALFFYDTYGGTTIGVLLKPSALEIKEFKVSNINGRKCNDDDQLILNVSAMIQDFYILGKDLIQTIDIRSDKFSLT
- the rha gene encoding rha isoform X3; its protein translation is MQSSVNFDTRIILNIKEGKGFEEISLPMLIIATLNGHSLETEIIEPDPNPQYNYDLVWELDEKKVRKMRSGQVPLKIEYFAVKSVECKEKLGYLLLNLRSAQVISKNTDSVVSANWHKLVGSRGHFKMHKPELLLALSVCYREPATLNSKLELKLQYAGGNTDVVTETANTMISDSLVPNSMKELKTNLNQIKSHASEIDCHRNPAGDFGKYSTDAPLVNFTNKYNNINKPSLNCEFNKKQFIETACSQSTDVLPSNINDYSNSVEAYHCYCLNIRFIAIKLRSPVLVTKAAEIRLHHPKTEIVSTFYPNIPFSLGEKIKLQDIGCKLHFISAIDEIKQLLLSFPPKITIHKEEGNSKICICQSIVDIKQLFYQNKAEYLCDVPLYDMEQNIVGNLDVLLNLEDCGPYYRIGKNAQSEYLGPPILDDSLAYKIVDELETWKERQMEIFKVELKRKEDRHLNLLSQEWQKHKENLEAKLACSVNQCKMLANSLSNATEDLKTRRLKSLEKETKLVKANEDLQCRYESTIKKLKESFHSMQEELTTKIDILEKKKTTLEAQIDQLSNENERLQLTVMKQSEELESYQKGSLTQDQTTNLLLELKILEEKLQNAQENKSFFKEQWAKAVREMHCMRREFQEARQVQIKSSKEQLQNLDLEEILSADSNALTNDQVLLSEIQKEIDVIKPKSSFTDKGVYCQVFTPTSVDSKIMPNSNKSTLKKSEEYDKRLQALLEERNSLLKTGSYTIDDTVIMKLNAEIRSLMMK
- the rha gene encoding rha isoform X2; amino-acid sequence: MIWYGNLMKRKMRSGQVPLKIEYFAVKSVECKEKLGYLLLNLRSAQVISKNTDSVVSANWHKLVGSRGHFKMHKPELLLALSVCYREPATLNSKLELKDRELYQQTTESSKIVPVLLHDERLIQLGPINTCYELFLLSIKAISAMNLHSLLPTNCTDINNDLYFWCKLLENDMYFNRPKKDCGDLWVLNEKIVIRIRSSLRVLKDYLELKPFLFIYLKYKEDILGESEVNLQPLVPTDSIEEFLKNTESSSSILQQRCYLRKKNEIDDAKARNSYLDLQLKLQYAGGNTDVVTETANTMISDSLVPNSMKELKTNLNQIKSHASEIDCHRNPAGDFGKYSTDAPLVNFTNKYNNINKPSLNCEFNKKQFIETACSQSTDVLPSNINDYSNSVEAYHCYCLNIRFIAIKLRSPVLVTKAAEIRLHHPKTEIVSTFYPNIPFSLGEKIKLQDIGCKLHFISAIDEIKQLLLSFPPKITIHKEEGNSKICICQSIVDIKQLFYQNKAEYLCDVPLYDMEQNIVGNLDVLLNLEDCGPYYRIGKNAQSEYLGPPILDDSLAYKIVDELETWKERQMEIFKVELKRKEDRHLNLLSQEWQKHKENLEAKLACSVNQCKMLANSLSNATEDLKTRRLKSLEKETKLVKANEDLQCRYESTIKKLKESFHSMQEELTTKIDILEKKKTTLEAQIDQLSNENERLQLTVMKQSEELESYQKGSLTQDQTTNLLLELKILEEKLQNAQENKSFFKEQWAKAVREMHCMRREFQEARQVQIKSSKEQLQNLDLEEILSADSNALTNDQVLLSEIQKEIDVIKPKSSFTDKGVYCQVFTPTSVDSKIMPNSNKSTLKKSEEYDKRLQALLEERNSLLKTGSYTIDDTVIMKLNAEIRSLMMK
- the rha gene encoding rha isoform X4, with product MQSSVNFDTRIILNIKEGKGFEEISLPMLIIATLNGHSLETEIIEPDPNPQYNYDLVWELDEKKLKLQYAGGNTDVVTETANTMISDSLVPNSMKELKTNLNQIKSHASEIDCHRNPAGDFGKYSTDAPLVNFTNKYNNINKPSLNCEFNKKQFIETACSQSTDVLPSNINDYSNSVEAYHCYCLNIRFIAIKLRSPVLVTKAAEIRLHHPKTEIVSTFYPNIPFSLGEKIKLQDIGCKLHFISAIDEIKQLLLSFPPKITIHKEEGNSKICICQSIVDIKQLFYQNKAEYLCDVPLYDMEQNIVGNLDVLLNLEDCGPYYRIGKNAQSEYLGPPILDDSLAYKIVDELETWKERQMEIFKVELKRKEDRHLNLLSQEWQKHKENLEAKLACSVNQCKMLANSLSNATEDLKTRRLKSLEKETKLVKANEDLQCRYESTIKKLKESFHSMQEELTTKIDILEKKKTTLEAQIDQLSNENERLQLTVMKQSEELESYQKGSLTQDQTTNLLLELKILEEKLQNAQENKSFFKEQWAKAVREMHCMRREFQEARQVQIKSSKEQLQNLDLEEILSADSNALTNDQVLLSEIQKEIDVIKPKSSFTDKGVYCQVFTPTSVDSKIMPNSNKSTLKKSEEYDKRLQALLEERNSLLKTGSYTIDDTVIMKLNAEIRSLMMK